The Siniperca chuatsi isolate FFG_IHB_CAS linkage group LG7, ASM2008510v1, whole genome shotgun sequence genome includes a window with the following:
- the LOC122878447 gene encoding uncharacterized protein LOC122878447 produces MEGTRSSLWLFLLLSQLLFCPIDADQDRSTMQPYLYNTEDQGGSSTPAVVPILTTTDHTNSPDTDSNGTRADCLINTEMGLIAIGSAGGLIVCLLVATVVLACQVCHIQHRVYAPRTSRSNMDLVSGAVYWGIDRPEVGGLVGPCDASVMLEEVRADSKMEEERQAEIQEAREEAGAGLEEGATAMAFDIEEKACQMQSSSCRDSCLEVPRDLEDMPLVV; encoded by the coding sequence ATGGAAGGCACCAGAAGTTCTCTCTGGCTGTTTTTACTGCTCAGCCAGCTGCTGTTCTGTCCTATTGATGCAGACCAAGACCGTTCAACCATGCAGCCATATTTGTATAACACAGAAGATCAAGGTGGCAGCTCAACCCCTGCTGTGGTGCCCATCCTCACTACCACTGACCACACAAACTCTCCTGATACAGATAGCAATGGCACTCGTGCTGACTGCTTGATCAACACTGAGATGGGTCTGATTGCTATAGGCTCAGCAGGGGGGCTGATTGTCTGCCTGCTGGTTGCCACCGTGGTATTGGCATGCCAGGTCTGCCACATTCAGCACAGGGTTTATGCCCCCCGAACCTCCCGGTCCAACATGGACTTGGTGAGCGGTGCAGTCTACTGGGGCATTGACCGGCCGGAGGTTGGGGGACTGGTTGGGCCGTGTGATGCCAGTGTCATGCTTGAAGAGGTGAGAGCAGACAgcaagatggaggaagagaggcaAGCTGAAATACAAGAGGCAAGGGAGGAGGCTGGGGCAGGACTTGAGGAAGGGGCCACGGCAATGGCTTTTGATATTGAAGAGAAGGCCTGTCAGATGCAGAGCTCCAGCTGCAGGGATTCCTGTCTGGAGGTTCCCAGGGATCTAGAGGACATGCCCCTTGTTGTGTGA